In Leopardus geoffroyi isolate Oge1 chromosome D1, O.geoffroyi_Oge1_pat1.0, whole genome shotgun sequence, a single window of DNA contains:
- the LOC123600861 gene encoding olfactory receptor 145, translating into MPLMRMAAENSSVTEFILAGLTNQPGLRMPLFFLFLGFYVVTVMGNLGLVTLIGLNSHLHTPMYFFLFNLSFIDFCYSTVITPKMLMSFVSKKNIIAYAGCMTQLFFFLFFVVSESFILSAMAYDRYIAICNPLVYTATMSPQVCSLLLLGVYVMGFAGAMAHTTCMVRLTFCANNLVDHYMCDILPLLERSCTSTYVNELVVFVVVGIDIGVPTVTIFISYALILISILHIRSTEGRSKAFSTCSSHIIAVSLFFGSGAFMYLKPSSLLPMNQGKVSSLFYTTVVPMLNPLIYSLRNKDVKVALKKSLSKKTFS; encoded by the coding sequence ATGCCTTTAATGAGAATGGCAGCTGAGAACTCCTCTGTGACAGAATTTATCCTTGCAGGCTTAACCAATCAGCCCGGACTCCGGATGCccctcttcttcctgtttctagGTTTCTATGTGGTCACTGTGATGGGGAACCTGGGTCTGGTAACCCTGATTGGGCTGAATTCTCACCtgcacacccccatgtacttcttcctcttcAACTTGTCCTTCATAGATTTTTGCTATTCCACTGTTATCACTCCCAAGATGCTGATGAGTTTTGTCTCAAAGAAGAACATCATCGCCTACGCAGGGTGTATGACTcagctcttcttttttcttttctttgttgtctCTGAGTCCTTCATCCTGTCAGCAATGGCGTATGACCGCTACATCGCCATTTGTAACCCACTGGTGTACACAGCCACCATGTCTCCTCAGGTCTGCTCACTTCTTCTGTTGGGTGTCTATGTGATGGGGTTTGCTGGGGCCATGGCCCACACGACATGCATGGTGAGACTCACCTTCTGTGCCAACAATCTGGTTGACCACTACATGTGTGACATCCTTCCCCTTCTTGAGCGCTCTTGCACCAGCACCTATGTAAATGAGCTGGTAGTTTTCGTTGTCGTGGGCATTGATATTGGCGTGCCCACAGTTACCATCTTCATTTCTTATGCCCTCATCCTCATCAGCATTCTCCATATTCGTTCCACTGAGGGCAGGTCCAAAGCCTTCAGCACATGCAGCTCTCACATAAttgctgtttctcttttctttgggtCAGGGGCATTTATGTACCTCAAACCATCCTCTCTTTTACCTATGAATCAGGGGAAAGTGTCCTCCTTGTTCTATACCACCGTTGTGCCCATGCTCAACCCGCTAATCTATAGCTTAAGAAATAAAGACGTCAAAGTTGCTCTGAAGAAATCATTGAGCAAAAAGACATTCTCTTGA